In Syngnathus typhle isolate RoL2023-S1 ecotype Sweden linkage group LG14, RoL_Styp_1.0, whole genome shotgun sequence, one genomic interval encodes:
- the LOC133167479 gene encoding uncharacterized protein LOC133167479, with translation MDQSWPVRVIVGENDIRKVRLPGRPASVEALIAVLKSQLTLDYDFLLHYEDPDFKDFCNLSNIDDLPECGTVKIVNLESVIVTLSPLLNSPLSSPSALSTTSSADTLRPQSTSREPWPSEFEMPYLSVDIEYRLRQGNLIYLKENKRMKVTRDIKHDILQKLAEEMYKYTAYPEDKHYTDVAKALIAKHPCLRESGSSTGYSGWVNSLKFKMGNLRSKLRNCGMADVVCNTSKRQNGDGSSRKGTKRPRRSETIFLPNFPEGHDEEVLEQKREILLCEMKKKKPHLALVNELMNQTFSLRRKEIVEDKPPIQQMLGRWPALFTKQQVLAEFTRVASKDLEKEFFQSLDGFVPRLLELFKAKKGSVGQTLERILAQIETSTHDDFTTRTVVLKCLPVFFGDDWAEFFRVSYSPDLVESQVPVAIMTVVPEGEPLDLLDPHPATVTHCIILEGTVAMDTAGGLSDAFCLTFGLMYALHLDYPKKMRNTFEFVQRVMLNLGVGNLRPKLQTLKNALQD, from the exons ATGGATCAGTCCTGGCCAGTGAGGGTGATTGTGGGAGAGAATGACATTCGAAAAGTGAGGCTGCCAGGAAGACCTGCATCTGTGGAGGCTCTCATCGCTGTGTTAAAAAGCCAACTAACTCTGGATTATGACTTCTTGCTTCACTATGAAGACCCAGACTTCAAAGACTTTTGCAACTTGAGTAACATTGATGATCTACCTGAGTGTGGAACTGTGAAGATAGTGAACTTAGAAAGTGTAATTGTAACTTTGAGCCCACTTTTAAATTCACCGCTGAGTTCGCCCAGTGCCTTGTCAACCACCAGCTCTGCAGATACCCTGAGACCTCAGAGTACCTCACGCGAGCCATGGCCCTCTGAATTTGAAATGCCATATTTGTCTGTGGACATAGAATATAGGCTTCGACAAGGAAACCTCATTTACCTGAAGGAAAACAAACGTATGAAAGTGACACGAGATATAAAGCATGACATTCTGCAGAAACTAGCTGAAGAGATGTATAAGTACACTGCCTATCCTGAAGACAAACATTACACAGATGTTGCTAAAGCGCTGATCGCCAAACACCCCTGCCTCCGTGAATCTGGCTCATCCACTGGTTACTCAGGTTGGGTCAATAGCCTAAAGTTTAAAATGGGAAATCTTCGCAGTAAACTGCGGAATTGTGGAATGGCAGATGTTGTTTGCAACACAAGTAAAAGACAAAACGGAGATGGAAGTTCAAGAAAAGGTACCAAAAGGCCAAGAAGAAGCGAGACAATTTTTTTGCCAAATTTCCCAGAGGGTCATGATGAAGAGGTCTTGGAACAAAAGAGAGAAATTCTTCTCTGtgagatgaagaagaagaaaccacATTTGGCTCTTGTGAATGAGCTGATGAACCAAACTTTTTCACTGAGACGGAAAGAAATAGTTGAAGATAAGCCGCCTATTCAGCAGATgttgggacgatggcctgctctTTTTACAAAGCAACAA gTCTTGGCTGAATTCACTCGTGTGGCCAGTAAAGACCTGGAAAAAGAATTTTTCCAGTCTTTGGATGGGTTCGTACCAAGACTGCTGGAGCTCTTCAAGGCAAAAAAAGGAAGTGTTGGACAAACACTAGAGAGAATCCTGGCACAGATTGAAACATCG ACCCATGATGATTTTACCACGCGAACAGTTGTCTTGAAGTGTCTCCCAGTCTTTTTTGGTGACGATTGGGCAGAGTTCTTCAGAGTCAGTTAT tctCCAGATCTTGTGGAGTCACAGGTACCAGTTGCCATCATGACTGTTGTCCCAGAAGGTGAACCACTCGATCTGTTGGACCCTCACCCTGCAACTGTGACACACTGCATTATACTTGAAGGTACCGTGGCAATGGATACTGCTGGCGGTCTCTCTGATGCGTTTTGCCTCACATTTGGGCTTATGTATGCCCTTCATCTGGACTATCCCAAAAAGATGCGCAACACCTTTGAGTTTGTGCAGAGGGTGATGCTAAACTTGGGAGTTGGAAACCTGAGACCAAAACTTCAAACCTTGAAAAATGCACTTCAGGACTAA
- the LOC133167130 gene encoding spindle assembly abnormal protein 6 homolog, which produces MGMTKMALDNCRRRLIAFQAEKEALELKLKKTEDDLTRRLNDAEQTLSEMERMRLEWTLEKNSLCSRHADELRREQEKAADLQERQQQQTQKHCQDLERAHQRDSQQMQSRLVQLETSCGELSDRDYQNQAALRDLKAKLVAAKEVRLPFLSYSQRQIESP; this is translated from the exons ATGGGGATGACCAAAATGGCTCTTGACAACTGTCGACGTCGTCTTATTGCGTTTCAGGCTGAGAAGGAAGCACTGGAGCTAAAATTGAAAAAGACAGAAGATGATCTGACGAGGCGGCTCAACGACGCCGAGCAG ACGCTGTCGGAGATGGAGCGCATGCGTCTGGAATGGACTCTTGAGAAGAACTCTCTTTGCAGCCGCCACGCTGACGAGTTGCGCCGTGAGCAGGAGAAGGCGGCCGAC TTGCAGgagcgccagcagcagcagacgcaAAAGCACTGTCAGGATCTGGAGCGCGCTCACCAGCGCGACAGCCAGCAGATGCAAAGCCGCCTGGTGCAGCTGGAGACCTCCTGTGGGGAGCTGAGTGACAGGGACTACCAAAACCAGGCCGCCCTCAGGGACCTCAAGGCCAAACTGGTGGCCGCCAAGGAGGTACGTCTGCCATTTTTGTCATATTCACAGCGCCAGATAGAGAGCCCATGA